In the genome of Candidatus Cloacimonadota bacterium, the window GGAGACCGCTTCCGATTCTAACGGAATTCCCTATTACCTTTTGTAAAGCACCATCAAGTCACAAATACACAGAAATCTGCGCTCCAGAAATAGTCAAGCTATTTGTTGAACTCGGCTATGGTTCGTACGCCACCTGCTCCTTTGCCCGATAGTTCTTTGTGGAGATCGATATCCCCGTTTCCCAGTTGATTCCGGGTTGTGGAGTGTAGGCATAGATTTCGTACATTTTATTTAGGATATTGTTTACTCTCAGGTCACAGCGGATATCGATAAACCGCAGCCCAATCCGGTAGAATCCAGCAGTATCCAGAGTATCAAAGCCTTTCAGCGGGGCGATCATGTTATCGACTGTGCTATATTGTTCGCCGGTATAGTTATATTGCAAAGAGCAGCCACGTATGTCGTTACCAAAGTTCAGCATAGCTACTGCCTTCATCGCCGGAGTATATACCAGTTTCTTATTATAAGACGGCGATGGTATGCCACCAGAATTTCTTGCCACATCTTTGGCATCGGTGAAAGTGACTCCGGCGTTTACCTTCAGAAGGCGGCTAATCTGCATTTGTGTTTCAAACTCATAGTTCCGAATCCTTGCCTTGCCCACATTAAAGGGCTTCCAGCTTATCCCATTCAGGTAATACTGTCTCCATTGGATCAGATTTTCCACCAGGTTTTGGTAATAGGCTATTTTCCAGCGTGCTTTACCGGTATTTGCCTCTGCATACATGTTGTAGCCGAATGAGCTTTCGCTCTTCAAGTTCGGATTGCCCTGGGTCTCACTATCCCCGATCCAATACATATCAAAGAGTGAGGGCTGAGAATATGCCGTTCCCACATATCCACCTATAGTAAGCTCAAATCCCAGAGGTACTTGCAGTTCTTGCTCCAATCTCCAGCTCGGCTGCACTTTATCTTCACAATAGTCCGCCCGGAATGCTCCCAGGGCCTTGTAGCTCATGATGCCGGGATACCATACCTGCTGGGCTTGTACGGCGATGGCAGAATTGTCTCGTTCACCGGTTGTTTTGATGTTGCTCAGTCTATTGAAGTAATCATAATCCACTGTACTATATTCCGCGTTTACGCCGAGCTTGGTTTCTTCCAGATTCAGATTGTTACTCAGCTTCAAGCCCCGGCTCTGCTGCGTCTGATCATAATGACTTTTCGCCAGTGTATTTGTGGAACCTTGATTTGTGAAGATGCTAAAATCCCTATTCCACCACAACAGCAACTCATGGGCGAAATCCCGATGCGACAATATGCCCCGCAGGTTATGCTGGGCATAGTTTCCTGTGAGTTTGGAGTTATCATATAAATCCAGGAAGTTTATAGTCCCCGGTAATTGCCGGACAAAGCTGCCCATATTGATGCTGTAGCTCAGCTCTGACGCATCCTTGGAATACCGTGCTTTGGCATAGAAGCTGTCACCAGTTTTTTTGTTGTGCTCTCTTTCCAGTTCCGGCTCTATCCCCCAAAAATCCGGAGTCTTGTAAGTAAAGTTGTTCAATGCCGTGTGATGCATATACTCTGCTTTCAGTGAGAGCGCATCCCGGTTGATCAATAACCTGTAAGCCTGCTTGTACAATCCAAATGACCCCATACTACTATAGATTTCGGCTTCCGCGGCTCTGGCATCGTCAGCTTTTTTGGTGTGAATGTGGATGATGCCGCCAATTGCTGCAGATCCTCCATACACGGATGAATTACCTTTTATTACTTCGATATGACTGATCTGACCAATTGGTATCCGGCTAAGGTCAAATGCTTCTCCAGCGGGATTCAGCACCACACCATCCAGCATCACCAAGCTGTGACGGCTAAAACTGCCCAAGATGGACACCGTCTGCCGTTCCCCGCTCAACCTCGTATCAGTGGTTACAAAAGCGGGATTCTGCAGCAATAGATCGTTGCTGTTATTGATTCCGGCATTGGTGTCCGGATGAATGATGCTGGAATTTAACGAAGGGCTGTTGGGACGGTATTCGATAGCTCGTACCCACACAGAAGGCAATACAATGTCGTCTCGAACCAGAACTACCGGTGCTTTCAGGTCTCTCGTACTAATGGTGCGATCATGAAAGCCCAGGCGATGAATATGAAGTGAATCCGCTTCTGTAGCCAGATAGAAGCTTCCGTCCTCCCGGCTGTATGTGCTGTGCCGGGAATCTGAAACACTGGCTGATGAGACGGGATCTCCATCGGAATCCACAATTTTGCCCCCTATGGCAAAGATGGCACTAGAACAAAGCAGTAATGCACATAGCATCAATACTTTGCCTGTAACTTCTCGCGTCCGTATCATTTTGTTCACCTCTTGAATTTGTT includes:
- a CDS encoding TonB-dependent receptor translates to MIRTREVTGKVLMLCALLLCSSAIFAIGGKIVDSDGDPVSSASVSDSRHSTYSREDGSFYLATEADSLHIHRLGFHDRTISTRDLKAPVVLVRDDIVLPSVWVRAIEYRPNSPSLNSSIIHPDTNAGINNSNDLLLQNPAFVTTDTRLSGERQTVSILGSFSRHSLVMLDGVVLNPAGEAFDLSRIPIGQISHIEVIKGNSSVYGGSAAIGGIIHIHTKKADDARAAEAEIYSSMGSFGLYKQAYRLLINRDALSLKAEYMHHTALNNFTYKTPDFWGIEPELEREHNKKTGDSFYAKARYSKDASELSYSINMGSFVRQLPGTINFLDLYDNSKLTGNYAQHNLRGILSHRDFAHELLLWWNRDFSIFTNQGSTNTLAKSHYDQTQQSRGLKLSNNLNLEETKLGVNAEYSTVDYDYFNRLSNIKTTGERDNSAIAVQAQQVWYPGIMSYKALGAFRADYCEDKVQPSWRLEQELQVPLGFELTIGGYVGTAYSQPSLFDMYWIGDSETQGNPNLKSESSFGYNMYAEANTGKARWKIAYYQNLVENLIQWRQYYLNGISWKPFNVGKARIRNYEFETQMQISRLLKVNAGVTFTDAKDVARNSGGIPSPSYNKKLVYTPAMKAVAMLNFGNDIRGCSLQYNYTGEQYSTVDNMIAPLKGFDTLDTAGFYRIGLRFIDIRCDLRVNNILNKMYEIYAYTPQPGINWETGISISTKNYRAKEQVAYEP